Part of the Haliotis asinina isolate JCU_RB_2024 chromosome 8, JCU_Hal_asi_v2, whole genome shotgun sequence genome is shown below.
AGAGATGTAGAATCAGGTAAGGTCACATCAGCTATGAGAAGAGATGTAGAATCCGGTAAGGTCACATCAGTATATGAGAAGAGATGTAGAATCCGGTAAGGTCACATCAGTATATGAGAAGAGAAGTAGAGAAGTAGAATCAGGCCACGTCAATCGATGATGATTcacgaatgagtgagtatggtttatgacaaacacatactcaccttaagccacttttagcaacattcctgcaataCCATGACAGGTGGataccagacatgggcttcacatattgaacCCATGAGGGGAAAAGAACCTAGATCTTCTGtctgacaagcaaatgcttaaaGCCACCCCCCCACCCTTTCCTCATGATTCATGACTCTGTGAGTGAATGCTGTGTACTGCTGCAGTAATCGATATAAATAGCAGCTGGACCAGAAAATCTGGTCATATAATCTCATCATTCCATGTGGTCCATTGACAGCATTGACAGCCATTGAGACAAGTCACCATGAGTGGTTAGATTTACCTTGAAAATTAAAACTGATCACatatacacaaaacatcacTCTCCTGTGCCAGTCTCAACTGAACATCTCAGTTGTATTCAAGAACTGATGTAACTATAATTTATTATGAAGTCATATTGAATCTGGTCAATATTGTGACTAAAAGACTTACTGGAACATTCAAGTCCCCGGAGGTGTCTGCCACAAAGTCTCCATTCTCACATAGGTATTCATGAATCGGAATACCAAATCCTCCAAAACAGTAGATTCTGCAGCAAACAATGCATTTTTGTAAATAACCAGTATAAATAGTCCTTAGAAACTATGAAAAGGAGAGTTTTCAGTATCTCTATAAGGTAATAACAGCTGCCTTGATGATCAcatttcgagtgagtgagtgagtgagtgagtgagagagaatgAGTCGGTGAGTCAGTGAGCTTAATTTTTCgcagcatttagcaatattccaacaatatcatggtagggaacaccagaaatgggcttcacatattgtaccaatgtggggaatcgaaccagcatcttgagtgtgactgaataaGTATGTGAGACTAGTTGCCATGGAAATTAGAAAAACATTTGCCACAACAAGTCTCAAAATATGAAAAGTCACAGAGTGAAATGGTTGACATATCTATGAGCCAAATGAGGTGAAGAAATGTTGGACATTTTTCAAGGTTCTCCAGAAATTACCACAAATGGTATCCCCaaatacagtctaagtaaaagTCATCACCATGGATCTTATGTaatatatgtaaaaaatattacaAGCTACCAAAAAGCACCAGCACAATACCAGACCTATCTGTATACTAaaattggtgaagaaatattttggGTTTTCAACatctgcttgttaaaaaacCTCTTGCAAAGATGGATGCACTGACAGTGTCCATTTACAACCCACCTCACTCAGACACACTTGACTTGGAGTTTTAAGAAAACTGTTCATCTGAGACTTCATTTCtttgttttactttttttcaaacatatcaTACATCAAATTCGATAACTATCGCTCTTTAACATTCTTTCTTTTACCTTTTGGCCATTTTGGCCCACCTGGTATGGAAAATCCACCAAAGAACTCACATAGGTCAAGGCTAAAAGGTTACCTTTTCTCATGTGTCCACAAAGCAAACTTGTCTCTTGGGCTTGGTGCCCGCTCGGTAGCAGGTAACTTACTCCAGGTCATTGTCTGGAGGTTCAGCTTGTATACTTTGTTGGTATTGCCAAAGTCGGTGTGACCAAACACCACATAAAAGAAGCCGTCAAGGACACAACAACAGGCGCCAGACGTCCCTGGAGGGCGGGTTCCAAGTGTGGTGTTGCACGTCCTGAACAACAacgcacatagatagatctttTATTGAACATTAGCTTTGAAGAGAATTTTGGCAGATCACAGCAGTTCAGCTTCATGCAAAAAGAAAGAATGAAGTATCCACTCTTAAACATTTATCGTTATTCTCATGTGATGGATTTTCGATTACTTAAGaaataaattttcaaagtaTCATGCATGTAGTTTTATTTTCAAATCTCTTACCTCTAAGCTTGTTTATTTATGTCAAACATTTCTGAAATCCAGgaatttttactttttttcacAATTGCGGCATGGCCGCCCTCTCACTGTCAACACATCTGACCTAGAAAGCTATATCACACAAGTTCTATCATATGATTAGCAGACTTATCACTGACTTAAAGGGTTAAAAAGTACTTGTTTGCTGAAATTAAGCTAAAACTTATGTTTGGTATGTTGACATGAAGCATCTTCTGGTTCAAATGAATGAAGACAGTGTCACCAGATGTTCAAAGCTGCAGATGCCATAAGTTATCATTACGTATTGCAAGAACTACCATTCAGCATGGGTGATCGAAGTTACATGTTGATTAAACTTGTGTGAATTGATGATACGTTTAAGATAATAACATAAATAGCTATAACAAGATATGGAGTGTCTCAGATCAATTAATTTTCCAagacactgactgactgacagtcATAAAAATTCCTGAGATTTCCTTTCTATTCTAGGTTGGTACTAATATATTGAAATTTAACACCAAAAGTgaataaaatcatgaaaattatacaaatacTGATCAGCATAAAACACACTGCAAAATACTGATCAGAATAAAACATGTTGCAAAGTATTGATCAGCATGAAACACATTAATACAAGACACTTGACAAGGATGTGCAACATCTTTATTATTTCTGGGCAAATACTTGtgccttcatcaggtgaatgacagTGATGAATGAGGAAGGAGAAAGTATTTGCCTAGAAAGGttgtgtgtaaacaataaagaagttaatcATCCATATCatgtgtcttgtattaccctACCAACTCCTAAATGTCTATTAAACATGATGAAACCCATTGTAAAATACAGATCAGAATTAAACATGCTGTAAAAGAACTTGTTTGAGCTAATGACAAAACTGTAACAATCATGATGAAAATCAGACCATTAAAAACAAGATTATTTATGACTTGCAGTAAACATACTTGAGATGATATGAGGAACTGGTCAGGTTCACATTTGAGCTGGCTTCAATGATTGAATTAAATAGGTCAAGCGCTTCACTTGATGGTGCACAGCACAAGTGTGTTGTGCATATAAATGACATAAATCTGTCTTGAGCAGACTTGTTGTGTCTGTGTGCCGATAACAGACTCAAAATTTATGAAGACTTTCCTTCATTTTATCTTGACATATATTGACACAGAAACAGTTAAACAGGTTCAAACTGGTGAAACATAATCTGTTTGATTTCTTTGTTGTCCAActcaaaaatattgtttttcgaGTGGCAATGAAGTTCTGAAATTCAAACACTTCTAAAAAATGTCAAATTAAATATATGAAACGAAAGACCtgattatttcatcaaaatatgAGCAAGACACAACTTTTGagactgtaaccatggtaacaagtgGGAACCCCATTTAAACATACCATTTATCAAAGTCCATGCTGTAACACCAGAGATCACTGGATGGCAGGTACCGATCTTCATAGGTATTCTCATCCTGCGTAAATAAATACATTCAAGCATTATTTCACATCCATTCACAATCacttaaaaacattttcatttcagaaaaaGTATCATCCAAATAATCAATACACTTGGTGACATTTTGGCTGGTCCTACTTCAGCTAATCTCATACCTGTCAGTCAAGATGTCCACACTCCAAACAATAAAACAGCAAAACTATCATGGCATGTCTCAGTTCATTTGACCATATAATAGTTGTACTCCTCTATCTGGAGTTGGTACTAAACATTGAAAACAGTATTTGTATTTTGCACACAGTCAAGTAGCAGTGTTGGTatgtttcaaaacacaaataAGAAGTCCCTACACTCAAAAGAATTTATCATCACAAGGCAAGGGGAATGGTGAAAGCATTAGTAATTTGACTTATCACAACAATAAAAGCATGTTTTAATCATCTTATATAGAACTTGTTAAGTAGCTCACAGCTTAGTTTCATATCCTGTTAGAGACATGTCACGGAAACTGTTTTTATTCTACTCAGTAGTAATCCCCTCTTGTCATCTACACATGATCTGATTACAACTGCAACTGTGGACAGAACCAGTTATACTGGATTCATCTGGATAGGCAAACATTAATAAATAACTTTTAAAGAGAAGTAACCTTGAACTACTTAAGTTACAGTGTGCAGTTGTAGTCCGTACTGGAATTCATCTGGGAAAGTAATTAAATCATTTTTCAGGAGAAATGACCTTCAACAAGTCTGTTTAATTTGATTATGTTAAATCCTTAACAGTGGAAAGTACAGGTCATACTTGATTCATCTGGACTGACTATTATTTATAAAAATGTTCTTTTAAGAGGAACAACATCAAAATAATGTTCACAACACATTATTTCGGAACATTATGCCCTGAATAACAATGTGTACATTAACTTTAGAGCCTGTTATAACCACCTGGCTGAAGATAGAGTCCTGCTGAATTGTGTTTGGTCTATTATGTTCAAATgataatacaaatatatatcttttatgataaaattgctattttatacttatcctgactcatgcttaattatGTCATCTCATTGCTTCAGGGACTGCAACACAGACTAAACCTTTCACTACATGTCATTCTGGAAGTTTACTAGTCCTgacacagtggaagctgccctacccggcatctgtccaatctgccAAGTTATCAACAATGGCATAAACTCAGTCCTGTCCTTGGCATGTTCCTGGCACATCCGCCACATTGTCAAAACCgggttatttcttcagtcccaatgagtgccagttagacagcttccacagtAGTTACATGTTTTAGGATTCCCTCTTGTTCAAGACACATACTCATATCGTCAGTGTAATGACAAGGACTGTAACAATATATCAAGCTATCAATGGATAGCAATTAGTCGATGGAAAACTAGTATCCGTAGTTTAGTAATTTACTTCTGTTGATAAGTACACAgtgcaaaatacaggaagtacccAATCCATTCATtctgatttagagttatctgcccctttACCTCTATAACACTCTTCATgagggtttcaagtttcttgtcagttatcaaTAGAGACTGACTAcagcttgtttttatttcatataaactaagCATTCATCTGGGacatgacttcaaatgagacaattcaaggagaaaaaaactattgcaatagtatcacaatagtatgttgcaatagacaaTCACTATCACAATAGCTGTTTCCCTCTCAACAATCACCCCAATTAATGACAGAATGTTTCACCTGATAGCCTCCCCACACCAGCAGCTTCATGTCCACACACGCTGCAACATGGCCACTTCGTGGGGGAATCTCTTCTTGAGAAGGGATACGATGCACTTGATCTGTGCGGCGTCTCACAGCTGGAGGCAATGAGGTTAAACCATTATGAGAAACACCTCTAATCATAAATATCATTGACATAGACACCAACGtatgtttgaaagaacaaaatTGGTCGCCAAATGGTAGAGAGTGTTGAGTTCACTGTACACAAGATTCCAATCCTTTGCCAGTTTTGTTGTGAGTGTCACATTTATATTTCATCTGAACGGttatttaaatatattacaCCATGTTTCACGAAAACAGTGTTAACAATGCATGATGAAATTCAGCTGTAACTGAATGGTTGTTAACAGTTATGATGGTCCCACACAATAAGCAAGGCACTGAAATATGTGCCTTTTACAAACTGGGATGTTGCTATTGTTGTCAGAACATGCGTGTATATTGTCACAAATGAAAAGGTTTGAGAAGGGAAGGATAGGCTTTGATGAAATCTGTTGTGTAGACATGTGTTGATACATAGATAAAAATAGCAACTCATAACCAATGACATCACTGATGCTGACCTACAAGGAAAACAACCTTAGATACCTGGCAACTGGATGATTTTTTCATATGAGTGTGCgacatgtaacatatgtattCATAGAATCTTGTGCACAGATTAACCCTATTTTACATGTCTTTACATTTACCACCTATGAGTATGAATCACTGCTCATAAAATGGTATCATTGAGAAATTTGAAACAACAGAATAGACTGAAATTGACTGAAAAAAAGTACACCCTACTCTCCCCAACCCAGTAAATCCCGGTGCAGGTGGATCCTGACCATGTtcaaacataattttaaaaGATGCAGCCACACTAACCCCTCCCACTTCAAACTTGATCATTTTTCATGGTcatgcttttaacaatatcctaCCAAGTATGCGTCTCACTAATCTAGGAATGTATACCTTGCATGGTATATAGCACGAATGTCTGTCTCAGTAAGGATGTCAGCAAAACAAAAGCTGATTCATTCAAGCAATCACACTGTCATTCACTGACGTCGAATCAGTGACCACTCAATCAGTCTTTGCGGCTGAGATTGTGTCCAGCTGTGTGATCGCGTGAACCGCCGCGTGTGGTGGAAGAAGCGGACAACCACATTTTTCTGATATTTCTTTCGAAACAGACACTACTATATCGCCATGGTTCTGAGAAAAGGCGAAAGtagcacaaaacaaacaacaaaaatattttcccgTCGGGCAGAACTCAAACGTATATGAGAGTTACCTGCCCCTGAAATGTGCTCCCTCTATCCATCACGGAGCAGCATGCTTTCGGGTTTCTAAATTTGACTGATGGTGTCTGAAGTACCTTTGGGTTTCCTTCATCCTTGCGGCACATGTCGATGTAATTGAATCACACCAACATTTACCACATATGCAATCACGTTTTAATTCAGCGGAATAGTATATATAACCTCGCAGTCACACAGAGTTACCTACCTTGAGTGTTGTCTGCTAGAAAATGAATTGTCGGGGTGCTTTCCAATTTCTCTGTGAAAACAGCCTAACATGCACATTATATCGACACACGTATCATGCTAACGCACAACAGTACAGGACGAATGCGACTCGAACTACAAGAGAGGTCAGTATAACAGCTGTTTTACGAAACGTTCAAATGTTTTGATTAACAATTCACAGACACAGATTCATCATGCATTTTTTACCCTTCCATTCACGTTTAAGTAAAGTTATTTTTTCGTCAGTATTATGGTATTCAGAATTCTGTATACCTGTTAAGAATGTTATGCTTAGCTGTTTGTCAACATTTTTATTCATGAACCCAAGGTCAAATGCTGGAGTAGAAACAGTCTGGTTATAATACCGGGCTAAATGTTTTATCTACTTCACGGTGaaatatgaacatgatgaaacgGTCATTAAACATCAACAATACTCACTAACCTtgattgttgtttctgttgggaaaactgaatgatttgatgttcatttcaaaaCGACTTTTTCATGCAACACTTCTGAGCACAATTTGTAATGTGCAATCCTTGCAAACTATCCCATTAAAATGTTCCAAATCCAAAATAAAGAGCACTTTTAAAGTTTCTCTAAATGCTGATCATGCCTGGATCAGCACAATGTCAAAAGGCCCATCACAGTAGGAAGTGTATCAATGTTTTATCTATGTAGCTTTGTACAGCAAAGCATGATTTGTGAAAACTTCATGACAAGAAAATGTAAACTAAGCTTGACCTCAAGTCAGTGGGTAGTGGATTTCCATCTTGTTCCTGGTGAGATGCTGCATCTTGCCTGGTGTGGCTTCACATGTGCATTACTGTAATGTTATGGTAGACTTTTTTTCATCCCTCTGTATGATGCAACTTTAAGGAAATTATTAGTGCTTGCAAGAAGTGCATATTTGTTTTTTgaatgtactgaacagcaaaagaaatgcaagtttaaaaaaaaaagtgaACTCTCAAAAGAGTATGTGTTGGTGTTCACGTCTTCTATTGAAAATATAGATAAAAACTTGCGAGAAAGCAAATGCACTCATTACTCAGTATATGTGTTTTTCTTTTACTAGGTGTAAAACATGAACGTTTTTTGTCCCAAGTCATCTTTTTTGTTTGAATTTCTTGAATTATTAGAGAACAATAGCATAATGTACCTGATTTTGATCAACTGATGTAATTTCAGTACGTCAGTTGCTTGGAAAGTATAGGAAACTTAATCTTTTTACCATTATTTagataaaacaacactcactgaAGAGGTATTATTATATGTTGTGTTATCTGTTGTATTATTTACTTTTCTAGAACCAACAGAATTCAAAGACAAATACACAACCTCCTGAGAGTAGTATGAATGACTGGGTTGGTCCGCCTCATTCAGTCTCAAATCTCCGTCCTGTCAAGTACTACATTCCTCCCAATGAAACTCCACTTGAGAAGAATTATAGAGAGCGCAGACAGGAAGTGTGGAAATGGAACCAGGAATTCTGGGAAAAGCACAACAAGTCATTTGTACAAGTGAGTTATCTTATTATTGAATCAtcttcctctctctctttcacgctctctctctctcaaaatgTATGTATTCAATCACATTCTGCAACAAGTCTTAGTTACATACGATCTGGTATATTCAGTCTCGATAGTGTATTAATAGTAATGCTAAAGACAGATATTGCCTGAAACGTAACCATCTGATGAAAGTTGTACTTGTTCATTCAGTGTACTTTACAGGTCACTTGCAACTAAACAATCAGACATAACTAAAACACacttatcacttattcatgatatataatatgAATTGCTGATTAAAAACAgctatcagaatctgcaaagttgtgttttacatttcaTGTGATCTTTAGAAACGTATTTGGCAGTCATAACCAGGTGTACTGTTCAGTTTTAATAAATGATAGAAAAATGTATCAGAatatgcaaagttgtgttttttgttACATGTGATCTTtagaaaacattttttgtgCTCTGTTCAATTTTAATACATGGTATCTTTTGAAATTTCTGTAATTGTATACCAAATGCAAGTTTGTTTCTTAAGATAGTTACATACTGAATTCTTCAATTTCATCTCTCTTTTTTAGAAAAAGGAGGAGTATGTGCAATCAAAATTAGCTGATAAAAGAGCTTCATTTAAAGGGGAAGGTGATCCTCCTCAGACCCTGTCAGCTGATGAGATGTCCATCTTCTACAAGCGCTTCCTCAATGACAACTATAAGAATCACATTTGGTATAACAAGTAAGCAGTTCTTTACGTCAAACCTTCTGGAGACCATTTCCGACTTGTttaaatatagaatatgttatatttgagattacTCTTTCTCAGTATAGAACAGATTCCCAGTACTAGGGGATTCTGGATTTGAAAACTGGTTATCAGTATCATGAACTCTGAAAAGTGCAAATTGGCATTGCTGAAGTTATGAGCAAACAATGCCTTTCAGAAATTCATCAAATGCATCATGTTATActtgggattacattttctcagttAATACAAGTCCTTGTTCTGGGCTGTGTCACACAAGGGATTTAACCATTTAAATAGATATTTTTAATGACAGGCCAACAGACAGTGAAATAGCTCAGTAGTTCAGAGATTTAATTGAGGCCTGGATTTGAGGGTCCCAGGGACTCATACTCTTATTTTTCAAGGGTGTTAGATAACAAAACTGATGACTGatcatgacttggttgacacgtcatcggttcccaattgcgcaggtagatgctgatgttaatcactggattatctggtccagtctcgattatttacataccgccgccatatagctggaatattgctaaactcactcactccattggatgctcatgctgttgatcactggattgtctaatcccaactcagttatttactgagCACcccgatatagctgaaatattgctgagtgcggtgtaaaactaaactcactcactctaaacacCCATTGTATAACACAAACTGAATGGTGGCACATGTACTGCAGAACATGGTTTGGTAAACAGTCAGTTTTGTATAAAATCATGGTGATGCATAGTACTAGTGACAAGTAATTTTCAACAAACTGACTGAAATATGATCCTGAGACCTGAAAGCACTCAACACTGCATTAGCGTTTTCCGAGTCATGTTCTCTCATACATGGATATGACCTTCCAGTAAATTGTTATGATATCTGATGATATCAAGAGTCTGAATCCAGTAGAGTTTCCAAAATGTTTTGGTCAGTAAATGGTGTAGGTTTAAAAAAATTGCCAAATCATCACTCGTGTTGATCGTTTGTCCTTTCCACAGCTGAGTACAGTAGTTGGCCATAAGTGAGTCATCATTAGTGAAATTTCCATAGACATGTTTGTTCATTAACTTTTGCAAGAATAATTTTGTTTGGATTTTTAGCAAACATCTTGGAAATCAACTTTAGCTATGTGTACATACTTTTCTTTCATCTTCCTGTTCTTCTTGAATGACATCTGATTACACACCATAAGTACAACTTGACTTTAATCTATCCCATAGATAGCCATGTTAAATTTGATTGATGTCTAATATATGTTGTTTAAATAGTTGCTGTTTTCTTAATAATCATACAGCTGAGATGATTCATAAGGCTAATACACAAGTATTGAAAGAATTCGACCGAAactaaatttgtgaaaattattcttgcaaGAGTTAATTACCATGCAAGTCTATGGGAATTTTTCTTTTGATAACTAACTTATGGTCAACGACTGCACGTGCATCTGTGGTGTGACAGGATAGTTTAACAGACAAaatgtcttcattttcagagaatGGTACAAGAAAAACATTTCCCTTTTGTGGCCTGCTTTGCAAGTCAGCTTTTCAAGATTCATGACAAGGTTGAAAAGATCCTGATACTGATATAAGTTTGctgaaaaatggaaaaataAGTCATTTTACATAATCACCTGTGTTTGGTTACCTGAAATTAGAACATAATACATTGTGCTGTATAAGAAGACTGTTCCCTGTAAGAAGCAGGAAGCATCTTCCTGAGTTGATTTACTTCTGTGAATGGCTTGATATTCTGCAGCTCTCCATCCTACTCCCATCTGACTTGAGAAGACTGAAGAGACACAGTTTAATCAAGATCTGACACTTACTTGGTACAGTTGAGGGTAACATGAAATGTACATTGATaagtaattttgtaaataaaataatattttgtgttGCAAAATTGTTTTTGATGTCCTAGTTACTGTGTTGTATATTACTGCTACTTTAGCAATACCTGTCATATATTGTGTCCCATGTTTTGTTactttaggccagaccaattttatttcttattctACATATCCACCAGTCGTATTTTTTCAATAAGAAAAAAACTACACAATTGATTTTTTCCATTCATAAGGTAaaatttttgtgtttttattggccAGATATGTTAACTTACATGGAAATATTCTTTGATTGTATTTTTTTGTGTGCCCCATATACATTTTATAAACTGCCAAtactttcaatatttagacgaacTATTACTCTGACGgatgatattttgtttttctcttttctccCTCATGCCTTTAGCCTTGTTTTgcggacaaaaatctgtaaagcaTGAAATAGATTGCTCTGGCCTTAGAGTTCTACTTGACTTTGTTTTATCCTTGTTGACATGACAATTGTGACATTCTTGAGTTTACTTTAAACTGCAGTTACTTATACATATTAGCAGGGGTCACCAGTATGGTGCTCACACCCGAAAGACTGTCACAAGGTCGATTCTGTCATAGACCCCATAATCAAAGGATTCACATTATGTCAGAAAAGATGTCTTTAAATGGGCTTCTTGCAAAGTGAAAAACTATGCAAACCAAAACAATTATTCACATACAATATTATAACTGTATGGTCACTGAATCATTCACAGACTGTATGGTCACTGGAACAAACACCGACTGTATGGTCACTGAATCATACACAGACTGTATGGTCACTGGAACATACACAGACTGTATGGTCACTGAATCATACACAGACTCTATGGTCACTGAAACATACACAGACTATATGGTCACTGAATAATACAGAGATGAATTAATGGCTGTGATGCATGCAGAGATGAACACGGAGTGAGGAGTTGGacagtcattggttgctcaaaggttagcagacacgcaaccttctactagtgtttgttagactcagtatagctgtgtaacaaataatactgagcctACGTTTACTTCGACTGTGATTCATGCATAAATGAACATTCAGTGGGGAAACATGTATGTAATGCTGTCGTGACCTGTGAATACTTTGTGTGGTCTTGTGAAGATGTTGCTCTTGTGAAGATGTTGCTCTTGTGAAGATGTTCAGGAAAGTTATAATGATTTCAGGAATTCATTCCACAGATAATGCAGAGAGGCCTAGTAGGTCAAAAGCAATCTGCAGAATTACCTACCCTCAGCTATGCAAGGATTTGCTGAATTTAGATTAGACCAGATTGTGTGTCATTCTTGGTCGATAAAAACTGCAACAAACTCATTTtgacaatgacatgtttgaggGCATAAAAATTGGAAACCACAAGAATACCAATTCAGTTTATTTTAATGGAATAATTACATAAAACATGCTGGTAATCTTTCACACCTTGCTACAATTCTACAGAAAACAATTTTATATCACATTAGATAAAATGTCAAAGGAATGCTTGTATATGCTAAAGGAAATGCTTAGTTGAtggcaaaataaaaaaattcaaTCATATCTGTTCATGACAGAACTAATACAACTCAATCATATGGTGTTAAGAAGCAGGTCAGCAAATATGAACTCAAATACTAAACAGAACttgctttttttttcaaatgataatTTTTGATATCCTGTCACTTGATAAATAGTCATCCTTTGCCATAACACTATTCTCGATAGCGTGGAGTAGGTTGAACTGAGGGGAAATCTGTGGTTCCCATAAAAAAGCTGCCCAGCTATTGCACATCTTCATGTAATCGGAAGTGGCGCATCAACAAATCCACTGTTAAGTTCTGGTTAACGTGTTGTAAACTtccaactgacagtgtttatcaGAACATATCCATGTTTTTATCTGGTGTTTGAAAACATTCAGGATGTTCTTAAATAATCAGATGAACACTGGAATGTTAATTG
Proteins encoded:
- the LOC137294633 gene encoding COA8 family protein CBG23705, mitochondrial-like, with the translated sequence MNCRGAFQFLCENSLTCTLYRHTYHANAQQYRTNATRTTRENQQNSKTNTQPPESSMNDWVGPPHSVSNLRPVKYYIPPNETPLEKNYRERRQEVWKWNQEFWEKHNKSFVQKKEEYVQSKLADKRASFKGEGDPPQTLSADEMSIFYKRFLNDNYKNHIWYNKEWYKKNISLLWPALQVSFSRFMTRLKRS